The Methylomagnum ishizawai genome has a window encoding:
- the hemJ gene encoding protoporphyrinogen oxidase HemJ, whose product MWLKAFHLIFMVTWFAGLFYLPRLFVYHAMSSDAVGIERFKLMERKLYYGIMTPGMVLTFVFGVWMLADYAWAAYGSQGWLHAKLGLLALLVGYHFMCGQWLADFKHDRNVRSHVYYRWANEVPVLFLFAIVLLAVVKPF is encoded by the coding sequence ATGTGGTTGAAAGCCTTCCATTTGATTTTCATGGTGACTTGGTTCGCCGGTTTGTTCTACCTGCCGCGCTTGTTCGTCTATCACGCCATGAGTTCCGACGCGGTCGGCATCGAGCGCTTCAAGCTCATGGAGCGCAAGCTCTACTATGGCATCATGACGCCGGGGATGGTGTTGACCTTCGTGTTCGGGGTTTGGATGCTGGCCGATTATGCCTGGGCCGCTTACGGCAGCCAGGGTTGGCTCCACGCCAAGCTGGGCTTGCTGGCGTTGCTGGTGGGTTATCACTTCATGTGCGGCCAGTGGTTGGCCGACTTCAAGCACGACCGCAATGTCCGCAGCCATGTTTATTACCGCTGGGCCAACGAAGTCCCGGTGTTGTTCCTGTTCGCCATCGTGTTGCTGGCGGTGGTCAAGCCGTTTTGA
- a CDS encoding FmdB family zinc ribbon protein, which produces MPTYDYQCQACSHPYTAMHKISESAPPCPECGSTEVKKLLSAPAVHGGSSSRQEFAPCGVPAAGGCGSGMCGHSH; this is translated from the coding sequence ATGCCGACCTACGATTATCAATGCCAAGCCTGTTCTCATCCCTATACCGCTATGCACAAGATCAGCGAATCCGCCCCGCCTTGCCCGGAATGCGGCAGCACCGAGGTGAAGAAGCTGTTATCGGCCCCGGCGGTGCATGGTGGTTCTAGCAGCCGCCAAGAATTCGCGCCCTGTGGCGTACCGGCGGCGGGGGGCTGTGGTTCCGGGATGTGCGGGCACAGCCATTAG
- a CDS encoding UDP-2,3-diacylglucosamine diphosphatase, producing the protein MRRETLFVSDLHLSAARPDTARRFLRFLDAQAQGAERLYILGDLFDAYLGDDDDSRPNREVKAGLKRLVESGTEVFFQHGNRDFLLGQRFAEETGVRLLGDYAVIDLYGAPTLLTHGDLLCTDDVQYQTARARIRTEAWKRDALGKPLWLRRLYARWYRFKSGLDKSGKTYEIMDVNGQTVAEALRGAGVARLIHGHTHRPQVHELNIEGNNCQRFVLPEWNGEEWALCFDAAGFRRERIA; encoded by the coding sequence ATGCGCCGGGAAACGCTGTTCGTCTCCGACCTGCACCTCTCGGCCGCGAGGCCGGACACGGCACGGCGTTTCCTGCGCTTCCTCGACGCCCAGGCCCAAGGGGCCGAAAGGCTCTACATCCTGGGCGATTTGTTCGATGCCTATCTCGGCGACGACGACGATTCCCGGCCCAACCGCGAGGTCAAAGCGGGCTTGAAGCGATTGGTGGAGAGCGGCACCGAGGTGTTCTTCCAGCATGGCAACCGCGACTTCCTGTTGGGCCAGCGCTTCGCGGAGGAAACCGGCGTCCGGTTGCTCGGCGATTACGCCGTGATCGACCTCTACGGCGCGCCCACCCTCCTCACCCACGGCGATCTGCTCTGCACCGACGATGTGCAATACCAAACGGCCCGCGCCAGAATCCGTACGGAAGCCTGGAAACGGGACGCATTGGGCAAACCCTTGTGGCTGCGGCGGCTCTATGCCCGCTGGTACCGCTTCAAGAGCGGCCTGGACAAAAGCGGCAAAACCTACGAGATCATGGACGTGAACGGGCAAACGGTGGCGGAAGCCCTGCGCGGCGCGGGCGTGGCCCGGTTGATCCATGGCCATACCCACAGACCCCAGGTGCATGAACTGAATATCGAGGGGAACAACTGCCAGCGCTTCGTGCTGCCCGAATGGAACGGGGAGGAATGGGCGCTGTGCTTCGACGCGGCGGGCTTCAGGCGGGAACGGATCGCCTGA
- a CDS encoding peptidylprolyl isomerase — protein sequence MRVPAALFLCALGLTLNCQAADKPKPQEKPKVTDTSPQVKLETSLGEIVIKLDAAKAPATVQNFLAYVKEGHYNGTIFHRVIPGFMAQGGGFTADFTQKPTHAPIKNEADNGLKNLRGTLAMARTPDPDSASAQFFINYKDNGFLDFKSKTPQGWGYAVFGEVTSGMDVVDKMATIPTGNHGPYGDVPKTPITIEKASVIGE from the coding sequence ATGCGAGTACCAGCCGCCTTGTTCCTATGCGCCCTTGGCCTGACGCTGAACTGCCAAGCCGCCGATAAACCCAAACCCCAGGAGAAACCCAAAGTGACCGACACCTCCCCCCAAGTGAAACTGGAAACCAGCCTCGGCGAAATCGTCATCAAGCTGGATGCCGCCAAGGCCCCCGCGACCGTCCAGAACTTCCTGGCCTATGTCAAGGAAGGCCATTACAACGGCACCATCTTCCACCGCGTCATCCCCGGCTTCATGGCCCAGGGCGGCGGCTTCACGGCGGATTTCACCCAGAAGCCCACCCACGCCCCCATCAAGAACGAAGCCGACAACGGCCTCAAGAACCTGCGCGGTACCCTCGCCATGGCCCGCACCCCGGACCCGGACTCCGCCTCCGCGCAGTTCTTCATCAACTACAAGGACAACGGTTTCCTCGACTTCAAGAGCAAAACCCCGCAGGGCTGGGGCTATGCCGTGTTCGGCGAAGTGACCTCGGGCATGGACGTGGTGGACAAGATGGCGACCATCCCCACCGGCAACCACGGCCCCTACGGCGACGTGCCCAAAACCCCCATCACCATCGAAAAAGCCAGCGTGATCGGCGAATAG
- a CDS encoding SulP family inorganic anion transporter, with protein sequence MNPKRPTDYLAHLGHDVPAGIVVFLVALPLCLGVALASGAPLLAGLVAGLVGGLVVTWASGSQLSVSGPAAGLTVIVLGSIEKLGSYPAFLYSVVVAGLMQVVLGLLRAGVIGAYFPAAVIKGMLAAIGLILILKQIPHAVGYDADYEGDEAFAQSDAHTTFSELAYSLDALCPGAMVVSLGAILVMRLWETDGFKRNPVLALVPGPLVAVAWGIGFNLYSRDHAPGFAIPPEHLVSLPGFQGIQGFLGQLTPPDFGQWNNPEAYTVALTLALVASLESLLSLEAVDKLDPWKRVAPTDRELRAQGLGNILSGLLGGLPMTSVIVRSSANVMAGGRTKVASFVHGLLLLLSVLLLPAYLNLIPLACLAAILILTGYKLARPRLFVALYHKGTSQFAPFLVTLLAILLTDLLEGIAIGMACGMFYVVRANFHAAITLTRDGRHYLLRLHKDVSFLNKAPLRDLLGRIEDGGYVIVDGGRAQFIDQDILETLDDFVVAAQDRDITVEYKHLDGHSGVVAEAGTRAASAGPGRPAPTDAQAPLGNRRKRG encoded by the coding sequence ATGAACCCCAAACGCCCCACGGACTATCTCGCCCATCTCGGCCACGATGTACCCGCCGGGATCGTGGTGTTCCTGGTCGCCCTGCCCTTGTGCCTGGGCGTGGCCCTGGCTTCGGGCGCGCCCTTGCTGGCGGGCTTGGTGGCCGGCCTGGTCGGCGGTTTGGTGGTGACCTGGGCCAGCGGTTCCCAGCTCAGCGTCAGCGGCCCGGCGGCGGGACTCACGGTCATCGTGCTGGGTTCCATCGAAAAGCTGGGGAGCTATCCGGCCTTCCTCTATAGCGTGGTGGTGGCGGGCCTCATGCAAGTCGTGCTGGGCTTGCTGCGGGCCGGGGTGATCGGAGCGTACTTCCCGGCGGCGGTCATCAAGGGCATGTTGGCGGCCATCGGCTTGATCCTGATCCTCAAGCAGATTCCGCACGCCGTGGGCTACGACGCCGACTACGAGGGCGACGAAGCCTTCGCCCAGAGCGACGCCCACACCACCTTCTCGGAACTGGCCTATTCGCTGGACGCGCTGTGTCCAGGGGCCATGGTGGTCAGCCTGGGGGCGATCCTGGTCATGCGGCTATGGGAAACCGACGGGTTCAAGCGCAACCCGGTGTTGGCGCTGGTGCCCGGACCCTTGGTCGCCGTGGCCTGGGGCATCGGTTTCAACCTATACAGCCGCGACCACGCGCCCGGCTTCGCCATCCCGCCGGAACATCTGGTCAGCCTGCCGGGCTTCCAGGGCATCCAAGGCTTCCTGGGGCAACTGACCCCGCCGGATTTCGGCCAATGGAACAATCCCGAAGCCTATACCGTGGCCCTCACCCTGGCCTTGGTCGCCAGCCTGGAATCGCTGTTGAGCCTCGAAGCCGTGGACAAGCTCGACCCCTGGAAACGGGTCGCGCCCACCGACCGCGAACTACGGGCGCAGGGCCTTGGCAATATCCTCAGCGGGCTGCTGGGCGGCTTGCCGATGACCTCGGTGATCGTGCGCAGTTCGGCCAATGTGATGGCGGGCGGCAGGACCAAGGTGGCGAGTTTCGTCCATGGCCTGCTCTTGCTCTTGAGCGTGTTGTTGCTGCCGGCCTATCTGAACCTGATCCCCCTGGCCTGCCTCGCCGCCATTTTGATCCTGACCGGCTACAAGCTGGCCCGGCCCCGGCTGTTCGTGGCGCTATACCACAAGGGCACCAGCCAGTTCGCGCCCTTCCTCGTGACCCTGTTGGCGATCCTCCTGACCGATCTGCTCGAAGGCATCGCCATCGGCATGGCGTGCGGCATGTTCTATGTGGTCCGCGCCAATTTCCACGCCGCCATCACCCTGACCCGCGATGGCCGCCATTACCTGTTGCGGCTGCACAAGGACGTGTCCTTCCTGAACAAGGCACCGCTGCGCGATCTGCTGGGACGGATCGAGGATGGCGGCTATGTCATCGTCGATGGCGGGCGGGCGCAATTCATCGACCAGGATATTCTGGAAACCCTGGACGATTTCGTGGTCGCGGCCCAGGACCGGGATATCACGGTGGAATACAAGCACCTGGACGGGCATTCCGGGGTGGTGGCGGAAGCCGGGACGCGGGCAGCCAGTGCCGGGCCTGGGCGGCCCGCGCCCACGGACGCCCAAGCTCCGCTTGGGAACCGGCGGAAGCGGGGTTAA
- a CDS encoding carbonic anhydrase, with protein MRPYERLLLENKAWAEEKTVREPEYFMRLAKEQTPDFLWIGCSDSRVPAELTINAEPGEIFVHRNIANQVITTDFNSLSVVQFAVAVLKVKHVIVCGHYNCGGVKAALQKQRPDLTLVNKWLMHIKDVYRLHQDEIEILPTREAQVDRLVEHNIIEQVYRLAHTSIIQQAWKQERRPSLHGWVYGLNDGIIKELITLTPDHRIESIYQYADPD; from the coding sequence ATGAGACCCTACGAACGCTTGCTATTGGAAAACAAAGCCTGGGCGGAAGAGAAGACCGTCCGCGAACCCGAGTATTTCATGCGCCTCGCCAAGGAACAGACCCCGGATTTCCTGTGGATCGGCTGTTCCGATAGCCGGGTGCCCGCCGAGCTCACCATCAACGCCGAGCCGGGCGAAATCTTCGTCCACCGCAATATCGCCAACCAAGTCATCACCACCGATTTCAACAGCCTCAGCGTGGTGCAGTTCGCGGTGGCGGTGCTGAAGGTCAAGCACGTCATCGTCTGCGGCCATTACAACTGCGGCGGCGTGAAAGCCGCCCTGCAAAAACAGCGCCCCGACCTGACCCTGGTCAACAAATGGCTGATGCACATCAAGGACGTGTACCGCTTGCACCAGGACGAGATCGAAATCCTGCCGACCCGCGAGGCGCAAGTGGATAGGTTGGTGGAACACAACATCATCGAGCAGGTGTACCGGCTGGCCCATACCTCGATCATCCAACAGGCGTGGAAGCAGGAACGCCGCCCGTCCCTGCACGGCTGGGTCTACGGGCTCAACGACGGCATCATCAAGGAATTGATCACCCTGACCCCGGACCATAGGATCGAGTCGATCTACCAATACGCCGATCCAGACTGA
- a CDS encoding complex I subunit 4 family protein, whose translation MHPAGFPYLSLLILLPLAAVPLLFGCREAGTARRYALAMAGVELALSLGLFAEFDATSTGMQFIERHPWIPSLNLEYALGLDGLSLPFPALTALLTLAVMVASWTAVRTQVQLYLALLLLLESATLGVFCAIDLGLFFLFWELTLVPIFFLTSLWGIGPERRHAALKYTLFMLGGGIPLLFGILLLAFEHGQQMGLPMPGGLSFDYPTLLKLAPAEEPRTAAFLLLLLGFAVKAPLVPFHTWLPTVAMEGPAGLAALLTGLKLGLFGILRYALPLVPEAAQHHAWLLGFLGSVGVVYGALLALRQTNLRRLLAYSSVSHAGLVVIGLATLNPQGVQGALFQLINFPLISGGLFLLAGFLHQRLGSTDLAHVGGTARTLPRWAAFLFLFGLASMGVPGTNGFAAEHLIVIGAFIAHPGSGFAALLGVVLGAAYCLGFYRRAGFGPVSADAGQSGLDLRPRETLLMAVLAGLALWLGLAPGVVLDASRAAVEAWVYHVNQVEDAPAYADGLGSPLRYLVP comes from the coding sequence ATGCATCCCGCTGGTTTTCCCTATCTTTCCCTGCTGATCCTGCTGCCGCTCGCCGCCGTCCCGTTGTTGTTCGGCTGCCGCGAGGCGGGTACGGCCCGGCGCTACGCCCTGGCCATGGCGGGCGTGGAATTAGCATTGTCCCTCGGCCTGTTCGCGGAATTCGACGCCACCTCCACCGGGATGCAATTCATCGAACGCCATCCTTGGATACCCAGCTTGAACCTCGAATACGCCTTGGGGCTGGATGGCTTGTCGCTGCCGTTCCCGGCCCTGACGGCGCTGTTGACCCTCGCGGTGATGGTGGCATCCTGGACCGCGGTGCGGACCCAGGTGCAGCTGTATCTGGCCCTGCTATTGCTGTTGGAAAGCGCCACCCTGGGCGTGTTCTGCGCCATCGACCTGGGCTTGTTCTTCCTGTTCTGGGAACTGACCCTGGTGCCGATTTTCTTCCTCACCAGCCTATGGGGCATCGGGCCGGAGCGCCGCCATGCCGCCCTGAAATACACCTTGTTCATGCTGGGCGGCGGGATTCCCCTGCTGTTCGGCATCCTGCTCTTGGCCTTCGAGCATGGGCAGCAAATGGGGCTGCCCATGCCGGGCGGGTTGTCGTTCGATTATCCGACCCTGCTCAAACTGGCCCCGGCGGAGGAACCGCGCACGGCGGCCTTCCTGCTGCTGTTGTTGGGCTTCGCGGTGAAAGCGCCCTTGGTCCCGTTCCACACCTGGCTACCGACGGTGGCGATGGAAGGCCCGGCGGGACTCGCGGCCTTGCTGACCGGGTTGAAGCTGGGCTTGTTCGGGATACTGCGCTACGCCCTGCCCTTGGTGCCGGAAGCGGCCCAGCACCATGCTTGGCTCCTGGGTTTCCTGGGCAGCGTGGGCGTGGTGTATGGCGCTTTGCTGGCGCTCCGGCAAACCAACCTGCGGCGCTTGCTGGCCTATTCCAGCGTCAGCCACGCCGGCTTGGTGGTGATCGGCCTCGCCACGTTGAACCCGCAGGGCGTGCAGGGGGCGCTGTTCCAACTCATCAATTTCCCGCTGATCTCGGGCGGCTTGTTCTTGCTGGCGGGATTCCTGCACCAGCGGCTGGGTTCGACCGATCTGGCCCATGTGGGCGGCACGGCCCGGACCTTGCCGCGCTGGGCCGCGTTCCTGTTCCTGTTCGGGTTGGCGTCCATGGGGGTGCCGGGCACCAATGGTTTCGCCGCCGAGCATTTGATCGTGATCGGGGCGTTCATCGCCCATCCCGGTTCGGGGTTCGCGGCCTTGCTCGGGGTGGTGCTGGGCGCGGCGTATTGCCTGGGTTTCTATAGGCGGGCGGGCTTCGGGCCGGTGTCGGCGGATGCTGGCCAGAGCGGGTTGGACCTGCGTCCCCGCGAAACGCTGTTGATGGCGGTCCTGGCCGGCTTGGCGCTGTGGCTGGGCCTCGCGCCCGGCGTGGTGCTGGACGCCAGCCGGGCCGCGGTAGAGGCTTGGGTCTACCATGTGAACCAGGTCGAGGACGCGCCCGCCTATGCCGATGGCCTGGGTTCGCCGCTGCGCTATCTGGTGCCCTAG
- a CDS encoding complex I subunit 4 family protein produces MTAMPIAPGPALPVCTLLIVLPLLGLWILPLTRDRRQTLWAALLIAGLELALAGYVLYALDPGSAQAQFVERVALLPFLNWHTGIDGLNALFIAATALSGLWLVLYGHVAGAKPPGQYMAAIFGYEAVLMGLFTALDALQFWLLAGVEMLPAAYLSLRWGRGRERRRATGLYVHFIASGLFLLGVGLAILGWNHADATGDWSFELADLAATPPAGSLQNLAFAFVFFGLGVRMAQFPFHAWLPELSQHGTLATAGVFLVGTKLGIYALLRFLPLLPEAVHAFKPLAAGLGLCGIFYGALLALMQLNLRRLLAFAAVSHTGMLVIGVFCLNREGLAGALLLAVNFGVAASALLFASGLVLHRAGSALLPRLGELFDPMPLLGLTFLLAALSTMAMPGTPGFDAAHLLLEGAIETHDWGVATALAIGNVLAAAFLLRAFQQAFLAPRRETVIRPLKTQLGPAEALLTGSLCAVLVGVGFYSEPWLALVETSVGALAARFDPTPTP; encoded by the coding sequence ATGACCGCCATGCCCATCGCCCCCGGCCCAGCGCTTCCGGTCTGCACCCTGCTGATCGTCCTGCCCTTGCTGGGCCTGTGGATCTTGCCCTTGACCCGCGACCGCCGCCAAACCCTCTGGGCCGCCCTGTTGATCGCCGGGCTGGAATTGGCCTTGGCGGGCTATGTGCTGTACGCGCTGGACCCCGGTTCGGCCCAGGCGCAATTCGTGGAGCGCGTCGCCTTGTTGCCTTTTTTGAATTGGCACACCGGCATCGACGGGCTGAACGCGCTATTCATCGCGGCCACGGCCTTGTCGGGCCTGTGGTTGGTGTTATACGGGCATGTGGCCGGGGCCAAGCCGCCCGGCCAGTACATGGCGGCGATCTTCGGCTACGAGGCGGTGTTGATGGGCTTGTTCACGGCGCTGGACGCCCTGCAATTCTGGCTGCTGGCCGGGGTCGAAATGCTGCCCGCCGCCTATCTCTCGCTGCGCTGGGGCCGGGGCCGCGAACGGCGGCGGGCCACGGGGCTGTATGTGCATTTCATCGCCAGCGGCTTGTTCCTGCTGGGGGTGGGACTCGCCATCCTGGGCTGGAACCATGCCGACGCGACCGGGGATTGGTCGTTCGAGCTGGCCGACCTCGCCGCCACGCCGCCCGCGGGGAGCCTGCAAAACCTGGCGTTCGCCTTCGTGTTCTTCGGGCTGGGGGTAAGGATGGCGCAATTCCCGTTCCATGCCTGGCTGCCCGAACTGTCCCAGCACGGCACCCTGGCCACCGCCGGGGTGTTCCTGGTCGGCACCAAGTTGGGCATCTATGCCTTGCTGCGGTTCCTGCCGCTACTGCCCGAGGCCGTCCATGCCTTCAAGCCGCTGGCGGCGGGCCTGGGGCTGTGCGGGATTTTCTACGGGGCGCTGCTGGCCCTGATGCAATTGAACCTGCGCCGCCTCCTGGCTTTCGCGGCGGTCAGCCATACCGGCATGTTGGTGATCGGGGTGTTCTGCCTGAACCGGGAGGGCTTGGCCGGGGCGCTGCTGTTGGCGGTCAATTTCGGGGTGGCGGCGAGCGCCTTGTTGTTCGCCTCGGGCTTGGTGCTGCACCGGGCCGGCAGCGCCTTGCTGCCGCGGCTGGGGGAATTGTTCGATCCCATGCCGCTGCTGGGCCTGACCTTCCTGCTGGCCGCGCTCAGCACCATGGCGATGCCGGGCACGCCCGGTTTCGACGCCGCCCATCTGCTGCTGGAAGGGGCCATCGAAACCCATGACTGGGGCGTGGCGACCGCGCTCGCCATCGGCAACGTGCTGGCGGCGGCGTTCTTGCTGCGGGCGTTCCAACAAGCGTTTTTGGCCCCGCGCCGGGAAACCGTGATCCGCCCGCTCAAAACCCAGCTCGGCCCGGCGGAAGCCTTGCTGACCGGCAGCTTGTGCGCGGTGCTGGTGGGCGTGGGGTTCTATTCCGAGCCTTGGCTGGCCCTGGTGGAAACCTCGGTGGGGGCGCTGGCGGCACGGTTCGATCCCACTCCCACTCCTTGA
- a CDS encoding proton-conducting transporter membrane subunit — protein MLDWLVPAIILPPILAAAALGLGLLAGRIQGETWERASARLVTGATASSLLVALAAAFWHGQGSIPEQINFGPWLESGDYRIDISFHADGLGLGLSLLFGLFAWMAARFSVHYLHRETGFHRFFMILALFAGAMQLIVLAGNAPLAFAGWELAGVCSYLLIAYAYDRPTAAGNATRAFVTNRVGDAGFILGIYFAYVWTGGVEWPQILAQGAVLEPAKAGVLAACFLLAATAKSAQIPFAPWLARAMEGPTPSSAIFYGAVMVHAGVYLVLRLESVFSQAPLVMALMALLGLATALYGFLCGLVQTDVKSALVFSTMGQVGLMFLECGLGLWSLAAWHLAAHAVVRGYQFLTAPALMHHIAGMPTRPPPAWMARQRWLYLAATRRFWLEEAVDIFTTRQVQGYAADLERFDGSVVDPLVGLSSPAAPSVDGGAPHLGGLPGRVLQRIAESLHWFEERLVLAGVGRDLIAQGRRLGTQLNRIEAGLLRPRYPTLLVIIVLLACL, from the coding sequence ATGCTTGATTGGCTCGTCCCCGCCATCATCCTACCCCCCATCCTGGCCGCGGCCGCGCTGGGCCTCGGCCTGCTCGCGGGCCGAATCCAGGGCGAAACCTGGGAACGCGCCAGCGCCCGGCTGGTCACGGGCGCAACCGCATCGAGCCTGCTCGTCGCGCTCGCCGCGGCCTTCTGGCACGGCCAGGGCTCGATCCCGGAACAAATCAACTTCGGCCCCTGGCTGGAAAGCGGCGATTACCGTATCGACATTAGCTTCCACGCCGACGGCCTGGGGCTTGGGCTCTCGTTGTTGTTCGGGCTGTTCGCCTGGATGGCGGCGCGGTTCTCGGTCCATTACCTGCACCGGGAAACCGGGTTCCACCGCTTTTTCATGATCCTGGCCCTGTTCGCCGGAGCCATGCAATTGATCGTGCTGGCGGGCAACGCGCCCCTGGCCTTCGCGGGCTGGGAACTGGCGGGGGTCTGTTCCTATCTGCTCATCGCCTACGCCTACGACCGCCCGACGGCGGCGGGCAACGCCACCCGCGCCTTTGTCACCAACCGGGTCGGGGACGCCGGTTTCATACTGGGGATTTATTTCGCCTATGTCTGGACCGGAGGCGTGGAATGGCCGCAAATCCTGGCCCAGGGCGCGGTCTTGGAACCGGCCAAGGCGGGCGTCCTCGCCGCCTGTTTCCTGCTGGCGGCGACGGCCAAATCGGCCCAAATACCCTTCGCGCCCTGGCTGGCCCGCGCCATGGAAGGACCGACGCCTTCGAGCGCCATCTTCTACGGCGCGGTGATGGTCCATGCCGGGGTGTATTTGGTGCTGCGGCTGGAGTCGGTGTTTTCCCAAGCCCCGCTGGTCATGGCCTTGATGGCATTGCTGGGGCTGGCGACGGCGTTGTATGGCTTCCTGTGCGGACTGGTGCAGACCGATGTGAAATCGGCCCTGGTGTTTTCGACAATGGGCCAAGTCGGGCTGATGTTCCTGGAATGCGGGCTGGGGCTGTGGAGCCTCGCGGCTTGGCATCTCGCGGCCCATGCCGTGGTGCGCGGCTATCAATTCCTCACCGCGCCCGCGCTCATGCACCACATCGCCGGGATGCCCACCCGCCCGCCACCCGCCTGGATGGCGCGGCAGCGCTGGCTGTATCTGGCGGCGACGCGGCGGTTCTGGCTGGAGGAGGCGGTGGATATCTTCACCACCCGGCAAGTCCAGGGCTATGCCGCCGATTTGGAGCGCTTCGATGGCAGCGTGGTCGATCCCCTGGTCGGTCTATCGAGTCCCGCCGCGCCCAGCGTGGACGGCGGCGCTCCGCACCTGGGCGGCTTGCCGGGGCGGGTCCTCCAACGCATCGCCGAAAGCCTGCATTGGTTCGAGGAACGGCTGGTGCTGGCGGGCGTGGGCCGCGATTTGATCGCCCAGGGCCGCAGGCTCGGCACCCAACTCAACCGCATCGAGGCGGGCCTGTTGCGGCCCCGCTATCCGACCCTTTTGGTCATCATCGTTTTGCTCGCCTGTTTATGA
- a CDS encoding restriction endonuclease encodes MAETHIYQNRIRRLGWNELRQLWEGIARRDTPDWASGKAFEYLILRAFELDGAEISWPYRVEIFGEEVEQIDGAIYCEGLSCLVESKDFSDKKIDIAPIAKLRNQLLRRPGNTIGVIFSRTGFTEAARILAQFSFPQTLLLWHGEEISYALEQQTFSALLKLKHRKCIELALPDYDVRLRDIL; translated from the coding sequence ATGGCAGAAACCCACATCTATCAAAACCGCATCCGCCGCCTCGGCTGGAACGAATTACGCCAACTCTGGGAGGGCATCGCCCGCCGCGATACCCCGGACTGGGCGTCGGGGAAAGCCTTCGAGTATTTGATACTCCGGGCGTTCGAGTTGGATGGGGCCGAAATCAGCTGGCCTTACCGGGTGGAAATCTTCGGCGAGGAAGTCGAACAAATCGATGGGGCGATTTATTGCGAAGGGCTTTCCTGTCTAGTCGAAAGTAAGGATTTCTCGGACAAGAAAATCGATATAGCACCGATAGCCAAACTCCGCAATCAATTGTTACGGCGTCCCGGCAATACCATAGGCGTGATATTCAGCCGGACCGGCTTCACCGAGGCGGCGCGGATTCTGGCCCAGTTTTCCTTTCCACAAACCCTGCTGCTGTGGCATGGCGAAGAAATCAGCTACGCCTTGGAACAACAAACCTTCTCGGCCCTGCTCAAGCTTAAGCACCGCAAATGTATAGAGCTCGCGTTGCCGGATTACGATGTCAGATTGAGGGATATTCTATGA